In the Hyphomicrobiales bacterium genome, one interval contains:
- a CDS encoding conserved hypothetical protein (Evidence 4 : Unknown function but conserved in other organisms) produces the protein MSLLTNPDGTVKVYATVDDQEEKILAAYNGVGSAMRGTKEIKAAGATNAVYYNLTHSTCPAWLKAAVRTDAAYCEGRAAAFEARAKALRAKAASLNTEAADHELAAQFWRLDIPSEDVPSGPKM, from the coding sequence ATGTCGCTGCTCACCAATCCCGACGGAACTGTCAAAGTTTACGCCACGGTCGACGACCAGGAGGAGAAGATCCTGGCAGCCTACAATGGGGTCGGGAGCGCGATGAGAGGCACGAAGGAAATCAAGGCAGCCGGCGCCACGAATGCGGTCTATTACAATCTGACCCACTCCACGTGCCCGGCCTGGTTAAAAGCAGCAGTCCGGACCGATGCCGCATACTGCGAGGGGCGAGCTGCAGCGTTCGAGGCCCGAGCAAAAGCGCTGCGCGCGAAAGCAGCGAGCCTCAACACCGAGGCCGCAGATCACGAGCTCGCTGCGCAGTTCTGGCGCCTGGACATTCCGTCGGAAGACGTCCCGAGCGGCCCGAAAATGTAA